A section of the Pseudomonas fluorescens genome encodes:
- the prmB gene encoding 50S ribosomal protein L3 N(5)-glutamine methyltransferase has product MITSRLRTLRDHIRWAVSRFHGEDLFFGHGTDNAWDEARQLVLGALHLPWEIADSYLDCNLEEEEISHVQRLLHRRIHERVPTAYLLNEAWFCGMSFIVDERVLIPRSPIGELIENRFEPWLAQPPARILDLCTGSGCIGIACAYEFQEAEVVLGDLSYEALEVANQNIERHGVDERVYTVQGDGFDGLPGQRFDLIVSNPPYVDAEDFADMPDEYQHEPELGLACGDDGLNLVRRMLAEAADHLTEKGLLIVEVGNSQVHVEALYPQVDFAWLEFRNGGHGVFMLTAEQCRMHQAVFAACV; this is encoded by the coding sequence GTGATCACTTCCCGCCTGCGCACCTTGCGCGACCATATCCGTTGGGCTGTCAGCCGTTTCCATGGGGAAGACCTGTTTTTTGGCCATGGTACCGACAATGCCTGGGATGAAGCCCGGCAATTGGTATTGGGTGCGCTGCACCTGCCTTGGGAAATTGCCGACAGCTATCTGGACTGCAACCTCGAAGAAGAAGAAATTTCCCACGTGCAGCGCCTGCTGCATCGACGCATTCACGAACGCGTACCCACCGCCTACCTGTTGAACGAAGCCTGGTTCTGCGGCATGTCTTTTATCGTCGATGAGCGCGTGCTGATCCCGCGCTCACCGATTGGCGAACTGATCGAAAACCGTTTCGAACCCTGGCTCGCCCAACCGCCCGCCCGCATCCTCGACCTGTGTACCGGCTCCGGTTGTATCGGCATTGCCTGCGCCTATGAGTTCCAGGAGGCCGAAGTGGTGCTGGGGGACTTGTCCTACGAAGCGCTAGAGGTGGCTAACCAGAACATCGAGCGCCATGGCGTCGACGAGCGGGTGTACACCGTGCAGGGTGACGGCTTCGACGGTTTGCCCGGCCAGCGCTTTGACCTGATTGTGTCCAACCCGCCGTATGTCGATGCCGAAGACTTTGCCGACATGCCCGACGAGTACCAGCACGAACCCGAGTTGGGCCTGGCCTGCGGCGATGATGGTTTGAACCTGGTACGCCGGATGCTGGCCGAGGCGGCTGATCATCTGACCGAAAAGGGGCTGCTGATTGTCGAGGTGGGGAACAGCCAGGTACACGTTGAAGCGTTGTACCCGCAAGTGGATTTTGCCTGGCTGGAGTTCAGGAACGGTGGCCATGGTGTGTTCATGCTGACGGCGGAGCAGTGCCGGATGCATCAGGCGGTGTTTGCCGCCTGCGTCTGA
- a CDS encoding Smr/MutS family protein, with protein MQDDDFSLFKNELRGVKPIKHDRADTGKPKSDRAQIAKLRQAATVRTDATTVDGLSDQFVIDVGPEDELMWSRDGVQESQVRKLKAGQIPFEGSLDLHGMTVEKARETLWAFLAEATRFEIRCVRVTHGKAVRLDGKRPMIKSHVNTWLRQHAQVLGFTSCQPRHGGAGAVYVMLKRTMLEGRDE; from the coding sequence ATGCAAGACGACGATTTTTCCCTGTTCAAGAACGAGCTGCGTGGCGTCAAGCCGATCAAGCACGACCGTGCCGACACCGGCAAACCCAAGAGCGACCGAGCGCAGATCGCCAAGTTGCGCCAGGCGGCCACGGTGCGCACTGACGCCACCACGGTGGACGGCCTATCGGACCAGTTCGTGATTGACGTCGGCCCCGAAGATGAGTTGATGTGGTCCCGTGATGGGGTTCAGGAAAGCCAGGTGCGCAAGCTCAAGGCCGGACAGATCCCCTTCGAAGGCAGCCTCGACCTGCATGGCATGACCGTGGAAAAGGCCCGGGAAACCCTCTGGGCCTTCCTTGCCGAAGCCACCCGGTTCGAAATTCGCTGCGTACGCGTGACCCACGGAAAGGCCGTGCGCCTGGACGGGAAGCGCCCGATGATCAAGAGCCACGTCAACACCTGGTTGCGCCAGCATGCCCAAGTGCTCGGTTTCACTTCCTGCCAACCACGCCATGGCGGTGCCGGCGCGGTGTATGTGATGCTCAAGCGCACGATGCTCGAAGGGCGTGACGAGTAA
- the alc gene encoding allantoicase: protein MKAQPVPFEKFVNLADARLGTKIISVTDDWFADANRLFQPTPAVWKEGVFDDNGKWMDGWESRRKRFEGFDSAVIRLGVPGSIKGVDIDTSFFTGNFPPSASLEGCFLASGEPNDNTQWVEVLSAVELQGNSHHFHEINNDQAFSHLRFNIFPDGGVARLRVYGIPFRDWSAVGDNEQVDLASSLNGGRALACSDEHFGRMGNILNPGRGINMGDGWETARRRTPGNDWVIVALGHAGEIEKVVVDTLHFKGNYPDTCSIQGAFVKGGTDSQIETQSLFWRELLPAQKLEMHAEHTFAEQIKALGPITHIRLNVFPDGGVSRLRVFGKVSK, encoded by the coding sequence ATGAAAGCGCAACCCGTACCTTTCGAGAAGTTCGTCAACCTGGCCGACGCCCGCCTGGGCACCAAGATCATCTCTGTGACCGATGACTGGTTCGCCGACGCCAACCGACTGTTCCAGCCGACCCCGGCCGTATGGAAGGAGGGCGTTTTCGATGATAACGGCAAGTGGATGGACGGCTGGGAGTCACGCCGCAAGCGCTTCGAAGGCTTCGACAGCGCGGTGATCCGCCTGGGCGTACCGGGCTCGATCAAAGGCGTGGACATCGACACTTCATTCTTCACCGGCAACTTCCCGCCATCGGCGTCCCTTGAAGGTTGCTTCCTGGCGTCGGGCGAGCCCAATGACAACACCCAGTGGGTCGAAGTGTTGTCTGCCGTAGAGTTGCAGGGCAACAGCCATCATTTCCACGAAATCAACAACGACCAGGCATTCAGCCACCTGCGCTTCAACATCTTCCCGGATGGTGGCGTGGCTCGCCTGCGCGTGTATGGCATTCCGTTCCGCGACTGGTCGGCGGTAGGCGACAACGAGCAAGTGGACCTGGCCTCCTCCCTCAATGGCGGGCGTGCCCTGGCGTGCTCCGACGAACACTTCGGGCGCATGGGCAACATCCTCAACCCGGGCCGTGGCATCAACATGGGCGACGGCTGGGAAACCGCCCGCCGCCGCACACCTGGCAATGACTGGGTGATCGTCGCACTGGGGCATGCCGGCGAGATCGAGAAAGTGGTGGTCGACACCCTGCACTTCAAGGGCAACTACCCGGACACTTGCTCGATCCAGGGCGCGTTCGTCAAAGGCGGTACCGACAGCCAGATCGAGACCCAATCGCTGTTCTGGCGCGAGCTGCTGCCGGCGCAGAAGCTGGAAATGCACGCCGAACACACCTTTGCCGAGCAGATCAAGGCACTGGGCCCGATCACCCACATCCGCCTCAACGTATTCCCGGATGGTGGTGTAAGCCGCCTGCGGGTTTTCGGCAAGGTTTCGAAGTAA
- a CDS encoding cysteine hydrolase family protein → MSVPKTMFQLSGRGYAPANLSHATLVIIDAQKEYLSGPLALSGMDAAVENIKLLSAAARKAGRPIVHVRHLGTVGGLFDPQGERGEFIPGLEPQDGETIIGKLLPSAFHGTPLEKTLQDLGSLDLIVCGFMSHSSVSTTVRAAKNLGFRCTLVEDACATRDLPYKGGILSAEHVQQTEMAIMADNFATLALTQDLI, encoded by the coding sequence ATGTCCGTTCCAAAGACGATGTTTCAACTCAGCGGTCGCGGTTACGCACCGGCCAATTTGAGCCACGCGACCCTTGTGATCATCGATGCCCAGAAAGAATACTTGAGCGGCCCGCTCGCCCTGTCGGGCATGGACGCCGCCGTGGAAAACATCAAGCTACTGAGCGCTGCCGCGCGCAAGGCCGGGCGCCCGATCGTGCATGTCCGCCACCTGGGCACCGTCGGTGGCCTGTTCGACCCTCAAGGCGAGCGCGGCGAGTTCATCCCCGGCCTGGAGCCGCAGGACGGCGAAACCATCATCGGCAAGCTGCTGCCCAGCGCCTTCCATGGCACTCCCCTGGAAAAAACCCTGCAGGACCTGGGCTCCCTGGACTTGATCGTCTGCGGCTTCATGAGCCACTCCAGCGTCAGCACCACCGTGCGTGCGGCGAAGAACCTGGGCTTTCGCTGCACCCTGGTGGAAGACGCCTGCGCCACCCGCGACCTGCCTTACAAAGGCGGCATCCTCAGCGCCGAACATGTACAGCAGACTGAAATGGCCATCATGGCCGACAACTTCGCCACTCTCGCCCTGACCCAAGATCTGATCTGA
- a CDS encoding NCS2 family permease has translation MDLSPPHLSTTKQGWLERLFKLSLHGTTVKTELIAGLTTFITMAYIIFVNPNIMADAGIDHGAAFVATCIAAALGCLLMGLYANWPVGLAPGMGLNAFFTYTVVGTMGYTWETALGAVFISGVLFMILTLSRIREWLLNSIPVSLRHAMGAGVGLFLGVIGLKTAGIIVASPATLIKLGSLHEPGPLLAAICFLLIAILSYHRVFGAILISIIAVTLAGWGLGLVHYQGIVAAPPSLAPTWMAMDVMGVFNVSMISVVFAFLFVHMFDTAGTLMGVAQRAGLVKADGKIENLSRALKADSASSVFGAVVGVPPVTSYVESAAGVAAGGRTGLTAVTVGVLFVAAMFFAPLAGMIPAYATAGALIYVAMLMMSGMAHIEWDDATDSIPAIVTAIMMPLTFSVADGIALGFITYVALKAGTGKYKQISISLWVLCAIFIAKFVFL, from the coding sequence CTGGACCTCAGTCCGCCCCATCTTTCAACCACAAAGCAGGGCTGGCTGGAGCGCCTGTTCAAACTCAGCTTGCATGGCACCACAGTGAAGACCGAATTGATCGCCGGCCTCACCACGTTTATCACCATGGCCTACATCATCTTCGTCAACCCCAACATCATGGCCGATGCCGGCATCGACCACGGTGCCGCCTTTGTCGCCACCTGCATCGCTGCCGCCCTCGGTTGCCTGTTGATGGGCCTGTACGCCAACTGGCCAGTCGGCCTGGCGCCAGGCATGGGCTTGAATGCATTTTTTACCTACACCGTGGTCGGTACCATGGGCTACACCTGGGAGACCGCGCTGGGTGCGGTGTTTATCTCCGGCGTGCTGTTCATGATCCTGACGCTGTCGCGCATCCGCGAATGGCTGCTCAACAGCATTCCGGTAAGCCTGCGCCATGCCATGGGCGCCGGGGTGGGTCTGTTCCTGGGGGTGATCGGTCTGAAAACCGCCGGCATTATCGTTGCCAGCCCCGCCACCCTGATCAAGCTCGGTTCCCTGCATGAGCCAGGTCCACTGCTGGCGGCCATTTGCTTCCTGCTGATCGCGATCCTCAGCTACCACCGGGTATTCGGCGCGATCCTGATCAGCATCATCGCCGTCACCCTGGCCGGCTGGGGCCTGGGCCTGGTGCATTACCAGGGCATCGTTGCCGCCCCGCCGAGCCTGGCACCAACCTGGATGGCGATGGACGTGATGGGTGTGTTCAACGTCAGCATGATCAGCGTGGTGTTTGCCTTCTTGTTTGTGCATATGTTCGACACCGCCGGCACCCTGATGGGCGTCGCCCAGCGCGCCGGCCTGGTGAAGGCCGATGGTAAGATCGAAAACCTCTCGCGAGCCTTGAAAGCCGATAGCGCCTCCAGCGTGTTTGGCGCGGTGGTCGGTGTGCCGCCCGTCACCAGTTACGTGGAAAGCGCCGCAGGCGTGGCTGCCGGCGGGCGCACCGGACTGACAGCCGTGACCGTGGGCGTGCTGTTTGTGGCGGCGATGTTTTTCGCTCCACTGGCGGGCATGATTCCTGCGTACGCCACCGCCGGCGCGTTGATTTATGTGGCAATGCTGATGATGAGCGGCATGGCCCATATCGAGTGGGACGACGCCACGGACAGCATTCCGGCGATTGTCACCGCAATCATGATGCCCCTGACCTTCTCGGTCGCCGACGGCATCGCCCTGGGCTTTATCACGTATGTAGCCCTCAAGGCCGGCACGGGCAAGTACAAGCAGATATCCATCAGCCTGTGGGTGCTGTGCGCGATTTTCATCGCCAAGTTTGTCTTCCTGTAA
- the puuE gene encoding allantoinase PuuE: MSADYPRDLIGYGSNPVHPHWPGNARIALSFVLNYEEGGERNILHGDKESEAFLSEMVSAQPLQGARNMSMESLYEYGSRAGVWRILKLFKAFDIPLTIFAVAMAAQRHPDVIRAMVAAGHEICSHGYRWIDYQYMDEAQEREHMLEAIRILTELTGERPLGWYTGRTGPNTRRLVMEEGGFLYDCDTYDDDLPYWEPNNPTGKPHLVIPYTLDTNDMRFTQVQGFNKGDDFFEYLKDAFDVLYAEGAEAPKMLSIGLHCRLIGRPARLAALKRFIEYAKGHDQVWFTRRVDIARHWHDVHPLQGAAK, translated from the coding sequence GTGAGCGCTGACTACCCACGCGACCTGATCGGTTACGGCAGTAACCCTGTGCACCCACACTGGCCGGGCAATGCGCGTATCGCCTTGTCGTTCGTACTCAATTACGAAGAAGGTGGTGAACGCAATATCCTGCACGGTGACAAAGAGTCGGAAGCCTTCCTCTCGGAAATGGTCTCGGCCCAACCGCTGCAAGGCGCACGCAATATGAGCATGGAGTCGCTATATGAATACGGCAGCCGTGCCGGTGTGTGGCGCATCCTCAAGCTGTTCAAGGCATTCGACATTCCGCTGACCATCTTCGCCGTGGCCATGGCCGCCCAGCGTCATCCCGATGTCATCCGCGCCATGGTCGCCGCCGGCCACGAGATCTGCAGCCACGGCTACCGCTGGATCGACTACCAATACATGGACGAGGCCCAGGAGCGCGAGCATATGCTCGAAGCCATCCGTATCCTCACTGAACTGACCGGCGAGCGCCCACTGGGCTGGTACACCGGACGCACCGGCCCGAATACGCGGCGGCTGGTGATGGAGGAAGGCGGCTTCCTGTATGACTGCGACACCTACGACGACGACCTGCCCTACTGGGAACCGAACAACCCGACCGGCAAGCCGCACCTGGTGATCCCCTACACCCTGGACACCAACGACATGCGCTTCACCCAGGTCCAGGGCTTCAACAAGGGCGACGACTTCTTCGAATACCTCAAGGACGCCTTCGATGTGCTGTATGCCGAAGGGGCCGAGGCGCCAAAAATGCTGTCCATCGGCCTGCATTGCCGCCTGATCGGCCGCCCGGCGCGCCTGGCCGCACTCAAGCGCTTTATCGAATACGCCAAGGGCCATGACCAGGTGTGGTTCACCCGCCGCGTCGACATTGCCCGCCACTGGCATGACGTACACCCTTTGCAGGGAGCCGCCAAATGA
- a CDS encoding glutathione S-transferase family protein, whose protein sequence is MYKVYGDYRSGNCYKVKLMLNLLGIAYEWVNVDILNGDTQTAEFLAKNPNGKIPVLELEDGTCLWESNAILNFLADGSEFLPSEPRLRTQVLQWQFFEQYSHEPYIAVARFIQFYLGLPEDRLEEYKTTHKGGYKALRVMEKQLQATPYLVGDQYSIADIALYAYTHVAHEGGFDLSPYPAVQAWLARVASHPRHVPMLD, encoded by the coding sequence ATGTACAAGGTTTATGGCGATTACCGTTCGGGCAACTGCTACAAGGTCAAGTTGATGCTCAACCTGCTTGGCATCGCGTATGAGTGGGTCAATGTCGACATCTTGAACGGCGACACACAGACCGCCGAGTTCCTGGCGAAGAACCCCAACGGCAAGATCCCGGTACTGGAACTCGAAGACGGCACCTGTCTGTGGGAATCCAACGCGATCCTCAATTTCCTCGCCGACGGCAGCGAGTTCCTGCCCAGCGAACCACGCCTGCGCACCCAGGTGCTGCAGTGGCAGTTTTTCGAGCAGTACAGCCATGAGCCGTACATTGCGGTGGCGCGGTTTATCCAGTTTTACCTGGGGCTGCCGGAAGATCGGCTGGAGGAGTACAAGACTACCCATAAAGGCGGCTACAAGGCCTTGAGGGTCATGGAAAAACAGCTGCAAGCCACGCCCTACCTGGTGGGCGACCAGTATTCGATCGCCGATATTGCGCTGTATGCCTACACCCATGTGGCCCATGAGGGTGGTTTTGACCTGAGCCCCTATCCGGCCGTGCAGGCCTGGCTTGCACGGGTGGCCAGCCATCCTCGGCACGTACCGATGCTCGACTGA
- a CDS encoding glutathione S-transferase N-terminal domain-containing protein, with product MFVKALRVGLGHVIIAGDFLTRPRKKQRPAEQQAQVNEAAKDLTLYQFHACPFCVKTRRTLHRLNVPVALKDAKNNEQDRQTLLTQGGKIKVPCLRIEENGQTTWMYDSKVIIDYLDKRFAAI from the coding sequence ATGTTCGTCAAAGCACTTCGAGTGGGCCTCGGCCACGTCATCATCGCGGGCGACTTCCTTACCCGTCCGCGTAAAAAACAGCGCCCCGCCGAACAACAGGCGCAGGTCAATGAAGCGGCCAAGGACTTGACCCTGTATCAGTTCCACGCCTGCCCGTTCTGTGTGAAGACCCGCCGCACCCTGCACCGCCTGAACGTGCCGGTGGCCCTCAAGGACGCGAAGAACAACGAACAGGACCGCCAGACGTTGCTTACCCAAGGCGGCAAGATCAAGGTGCCGTGCCTGCGTATCGAAGAAAACGGTCAGACCACCTGGATGTACGATTCCAAGGTGATCATCGATTACCTGGACAAGCGCTTCGCCGCGATCTGA
- the uraH gene encoding hydroxyisourate hydrolase: protein MGRLTTHVLDAAHGCPGSAIKVELYRVEGAQLELVASALTNSDGRCDAPLLQGDDYRSGVYQLQFSAGDYYRARGVQLPQPAFLDVVVLRFGISAEQDHYHVPLLISPYSYSTYRGS, encoded by the coding sequence ATGGGACGACTGACCACACACGTACTGGACGCCGCGCACGGCTGTCCAGGTAGCGCCATCAAGGTTGAACTGTACCGCGTCGAAGGCGCGCAACTGGAGCTGGTCGCCAGCGCCCTGACCAACAGCGATGGCCGTTGCGACGCGCCGCTGCTGCAAGGTGATGACTACCGCAGTGGGGTCTACCAGTTGCAGTTCAGTGCCGGGGATTACTACCGCGCCCGTGGTGTGCAACTGCCCCAGCCAGCGTTTCTTGATGTGGTGGTGCTGCGCTTTGGCATCAGCGCCGAACAGGATCACTACCATGTACCCCTGCTGATTTCGCCTTACAGCTATTCGACCTATCGCGGTAGCTGA
- the uraD gene encoding 2-oxo-4-hydroxy-4-carboxy-5-ureidoimidazoline decarboxylase, whose protein sequence is MTAFQTLKPSALSRDEFVAAFADIYEHSPWVAEKAFDLGQDASIDEIETLHQRMSDILLSADHTRQLALINAHPDLAGRAAVQGQLTEASTNEQAGAGIHQCSSDEFSRFTELNNAYKAKFKFPFIMAVKGSNRHQILAAFETRIHNPVETEFKCALAEINKIALFRLLTL, encoded by the coding sequence ATGACTGCTTTCCAAACCCTGAAACCCTCGGCCCTCAGCCGCGACGAGTTCGTCGCTGCCTTCGCCGATATCTATGAACACTCGCCATGGGTGGCCGAAAAGGCCTTCGACCTGGGCCAGGACGCCTCGATCGATGAGATCGAGACCCTGCACCAGCGCATGAGCGATATCCTATTGAGCGCCGATCACACCAGGCAACTGGCCCTGATCAACGCTCACCCGGACCTGGCAGGCCGTGCGGCCGTCCAGGGCCAACTGACCGAAGCCAGCACGAATGAACAGGCTGGCGCCGGTATCCACCAATGCTCGAGCGACGAGTTTTCACGCTTCACCGAGCTGAACAACGCCTACAAGGCCAAGTTCAAGTTTCCCTTCATCATGGCGGTAAAAGGCAGCAACCGGCATCAGATCCTCGCCGCGTTTGAAACGCGCATCCACAACCCGGTCGAAACCGAGTTCAAGTGCGCGCTGGCAGAGATCAACAAGATCGCGTTGTTCCGTTTATTGACCCTCTAA
- a CDS encoding MFS transporter, which produces MSKQSDDEIEKSTMRKLGFRLIPFLVLCYFIAYVDRVNIGFAALTMNQEIGLTASAFGFGATLFFVAYVLFEMPSNMAMERFGARRWIARIMITWGIVGFCSAFAVGPISYSVSRFLLGAAEAGFFPGVILYLSQCIPKAYMARIIAIFMVAIPLSNFIGSPLSALLLKLDGLADYSGWQWLLMLEAIPAIILGLLALKVLPNRPSEAKWLTQQEQDWLSGQLTQEQAARENATQKHPHSVSGVLKAVFTNKYIWVLSLIYMGSSATSNTLSLWMPQILKSFHLSDMQTGLLNMIPFGFAAAFMIFWGMRADKSGERIKATAIPLVITAVSFAATLFTDSLTITLVLLTFVLMGNYAIKGPFWALCSETLPPATLATGIAAINTLAHLGTGAMSSVIGVLRDQTGSFPMALMPLCALTATGSLLVFLIGKKNRRAAQIAAISS; this is translated from the coding sequence ATGAGTAAACAATCAGATGACGAGATTGAAAAATCGACAATGCGTAAGTTGGGATTTCGTCTGATTCCCTTTCTGGTGCTCTGTTATTTCATTGCCTACGTTGATCGAGTGAACATCGGCTTTGCAGCCCTTACCATGAATCAGGAGATTGGCTTGACAGCCAGTGCTTTCGGGTTCGGCGCAACACTATTCTTTGTTGCGTATGTCTTATTCGAAATGCCCAGCAACATGGCCATGGAGCGTTTTGGTGCCCGTCGCTGGATCGCGCGAATCATGATTACATGGGGCATCGTTGGTTTCTGTTCTGCATTTGCAGTCGGGCCAATCTCTTACTCTGTATCCCGTTTCCTCTTGGGTGCGGCAGAAGCCGGATTCTTTCCAGGGGTAATTCTTTATCTCTCACAATGCATCCCTAAAGCATACATGGCTCGCATTATCGCGATCTTCATGGTTGCCATTCCATTGTCTAATTTCATCGGCTCGCCATTGTCGGCACTGTTACTGAAATTGGATGGTTTGGCGGACTATAGTGGCTGGCAGTGGCTGCTGATGCTTGAAGCAATCCCTGCGATCATTCTGGGTTTGCTGGCCTTGAAGGTATTACCCAACCGGCCTAGTGAAGCGAAGTGGCTGACTCAACAGGAACAGGATTGGCTGAGCGGGCAGTTGACCCAAGAACAGGCTGCACGGGAAAACGCTACGCAAAAACATCCTCATAGCGTAAGCGGTGTGCTCAAGGCCGTGTTCACCAACAAGTACATCTGGGTGCTGTCGTTGATTTACATGGGCAGTTCGGCCACCAGCAATACCCTTTCGTTGTGGATGCCGCAGATCCTGAAGTCCTTTCATCTTTCGGACATGCAAACCGGCCTGTTGAATATGATTCCATTCGGCTTCGCCGCAGCCTTCATGATTTTCTGGGGGATGCGTGCTGACAAAAGTGGAGAGCGGATCAAGGCCACCGCCATTCCACTGGTCATTACGGCAGTGAGTTTCGCCGCCACGTTATTCACGGACTCACTGACCATTACGTTGGTACTACTGACATTTGTATTGATGGGTAACTACGCAATAAAAGGGCCGTTCTGGGCACTGTGCTCCGAAACCCTGCCGCCAGCGACCTTGGCCACAGGGATTGCCGCGATCAATACCCTTGCCCATTTGGGCACTGGCGCCATGAGCTCTGTTATCGGCGTGTTGCGTGATCAGACGGGTAGCTTCCCAATGGCGCTGATGCCACTCTGTGCGCTAACTGCTACCGGTTCGCTGCTGGTGTTTTTAATTGGCAAAAAGAATCGTCGTGCTGCACAAATCGCCGCTATTAGCAGTTAA
- the folE gene encoding GTP cyclohydrolase I FolE → MTLEQNYTAILGQIGEDVSREGLLDTPKRAAKAMQYLCRGYEQTLEEVTNSALFSSDNSEMVLVKDIELYSLCEHHLLPFIGKAHVAYIPSGKVLGLSKVARIVDMYARRLQIQENLSRQIAEAVQQVTGALGVAVVIEAKHMCMMMRGVEKQNSSMITSVMLGEFRENAATRSEFLSLIK, encoded by the coding sequence GTGACTTTGGAACAAAATTACACAGCGATCCTCGGCCAAATCGGCGAGGACGTCTCCCGCGAGGGCCTGCTCGACACGCCAAAGCGTGCCGCCAAGGCCATGCAGTACCTTTGCCGCGGCTATGAGCAGACACTGGAAGAGGTCACCAACAGCGCCCTCTTCAGCTCCGACAACAGCGAAATGGTGCTGGTCAAGGACATCGAGTTGTACTCGCTGTGCGAACACCACCTGCTGCCGTTCATCGGCAAGGCGCATGTCGCCTATATCCCTAGCGGCAAGGTCCTGGGCCTGTCGAAGGTCGCACGGATCGTCGACATGTATGCCCGTCGCCTGCAGATCCAGGAAAACCTCAGCCGCCAGATCGCCGAAGCGGTCCAGCAGGTGACCGGCGCCCTGGGCGTTGCCGTGGTGATCGAGGCCAAGCACATGTGCATGATGATGCGCGGTGTGGAAAAGCAGAATTCGTCGATGATCACATCGGTGATGCTGGGTGAGTTCCGCGAAAACGCGGCCACCCGCAGCGAGTTTCTCAGCCTGATCAAGTAA
- a CDS encoding LysE family translocator, which yields MSVETWLLFSGAALIVILIPGPLSLLMISNSLNYGLRRSYPAFLGGVFASICLLSASALGLGALLLASEQLFSALKIVGALYLFYLAWQSWQQSRLPSQGAVVPDAAPVPRFRALFGRAFVLGASNPKDILFFAAFLPQFLSSQQPFLPQLLIMIATWTVLDLLCKLAYGLGAHGAARYLRTGKGQSWFNRFSAGLFGSAGAASLLRG from the coding sequence ATGAGCGTGGAAACCTGGCTGCTGTTCAGCGGCGCTGCTTTGATCGTGATTCTGATCCCGGGGCCGCTGTCACTGCTGATGATCAGCAACAGCCTGAACTACGGCCTGCGCCGGTCGTACCCGGCCTTTCTGGGCGGGGTGTTTGCCTCGATCTGCCTGCTGAGCGCCTCGGCCCTGGGCCTGGGGGCGCTGTTGCTGGCGTCGGAGCAGTTGTTCAGCGCCTTGAAGATCGTCGGCGCACTGTATCTGTTCTACCTGGCCTGGCAGAGCTGGCAGCAGTCACGCCTGCCGTCCCAGGGCGCCGTGGTGCCGGACGCAGCGCCCGTGCCGCGCTTTCGTGCGCTGTTTGGCCGGGCCTTTGTGCTGGGTGCCAGCAACCCCAAGGACATTCTGTTTTTCGCCGCGTTCCTGCCGCAGTTTCTCAGCAGCCAACAGCCATTTCTGCCGCAGCTGTTGATCATGATTGCCACCTGGACCGTGCTGGACCTGCTGTGCAAGCTGGCCTACGGCCTGGGAGCCCACGGCGCGGCGCGCTATTTGCGCACCGGCAAGGGCCAGAGCTGGTTCAACCGCTTCAGTGCCGGGTTGTTTGGCAGCGCCGGGGCGGCGTCGCTGCTCAGGGGCTAA